TGCTTGTCATAACCCAGGTGCTCGGCCATCTCCGCGTCCAGCGCGGTCTCAAGCACGTTCTTGGTCAACTGATTGAGCAGCCCGTTGGGGCCGACCAATTCGACTCCTTGTTCCTTCGCCTGCGCCAGCAGCTGCTCAGCCAGCTGCCGTTGATCCAGTTCCATCGCCACAGGATCGAGTGTTTCTGACATCGTCAGTCCTTCCCGCCAAGCACCGCTCTGAGCCGTCCCGGTGAGTCCGGAGACTGCATTCGTTGAATCACCCTGCCTTTGGTGGGGTGCGTTTGTGATCGTAGTAGAGCGTCTCGACGGCCTCGGGAGTGAAGTCGTCGAGGTACTCGTGGGGGCGTTCGGTGTTGAACCAGACCACCCATTCAGCGGTCGCCAGCTCGACCTGGTTGACGTCGCGCCACGGGCCTTGCCGGCGGATAAGTTCGTTCTTGAACGAGCCGACGGTGGTCTCGGCCAGCGCATTGTCCAGCGCATCGCCAACCGAGCCGACGGAGGGATCCACGCCCTCATCGATGAGCCGCTGGGTGAAGGCCACCGAGGTGTATTGACTGCCCGCGTCGCTGTGCGCAATCAGCCCGTGCAGACTGGTGGTGCCGTCCTGGGCGCGAGTGAAGAACGCATGCT
This genomic window from Mycobacterium saskatchewanense contains:
- a CDS encoding IS3 family transposase; its protein translation is MDLATQPGSRCRPVHGGADHARERLGGRAVRIQAQDHHRRRHSSAIPGSGGPPLYAAAPNRLWVADFTYVSTWMGFVYVAFVIDAYSRRILGWRAARSMTTDLVLDAIEHAFFTRAQDGTTSLHGLIAHSDAGSQYTSVAFTQRLIDEGVDPSVGSVGDALDNALAETTVGSFKNELIRRQGPWRDVNQVELATAEWVVWFNTERPHEYLDDFTPEAVETLYYDHKRTPPKAG